The following coding sequences lie in one Aspergillus puulaauensis MK2 DNA, chromosome 3, nearly complete sequence genomic window:
- a CDS encoding putative mitochondrial methylglutaconyl-CoA hydratase (Auh) (COG:I;~EggNog:ENOG410PJME;~InterPro:IPR001753,IPR029045,IPR014748;~PFAM:PF00378,PF16113;~go_function: GO:0003824 - catalytic activity [Evidence IEA]), with amino-acid sequence MPPRLTRFAALPIRAPPTVSLRVKVARYSTAPEDAVIQTQYVPAPGSGNIRVLLLNRPNARNALSRSLLTSLAQHVQSISSEGGNGPTRALVIGSNTDTAFCAGADLKERLHMSKDETNAFLAKLRGTFRDLAALQVPTISALSSTALGGGLELALCTHFRVFGSNSTVGLPETKLAIIPGAGGTYRLPSIVGVNRARDLILTGRRVTAPEAYFMGLCDRLVEILPEEEKKDGGARDKVLRESIKLAMDICDGGPIAINQALKAVNGFEKGEVAENEAYDGVVETEDRREALLAFAEKRKPAFRGR; translated from the exons ATGCCTCCACGTCTTACGCGCTTCGCAGCGCTTCCAATCCGAGCACCCCCGACCGTCTCGCTGCGCGTGAAAGTCGCGAGATACAGCACCGCTCCCGAAGATGCCGTGATCCAAACACAATATGTTCCTGCGCCTGGATCTGGAAATATTCGCGTTCTCCTTCTGAACAGACCTAATGCTCGAAACGCACTATCCCGGAGTCTCCTGACCTCGCTGGCTCAGCATGTGCAGTCGATCTCGTCTGAAGGTGGCAACGGGCCGACCAGAGCTCTGGTTATCGGCAGCAATACTGATACAGCGTTTTGCGCGGGCGCTGACTTGAAAGAGAGGTTACATATGTCGAAGGATGA GACGAACGCATTTTTGGCAAAGTTGAGAGGTACATTTCGCGACCTTGCAGCTCTCCAAGTTCCTACGATCTCTGCCCTTTCTTCAACGGCGCTAGGAGGTGGCCTCGAGCTTGCCCTCTGCACACATTTCCGCGTCTTCGGTTCAAACAGCACTGTCGGCCTTCCCGAGACAAAGCTCGCAATTATCCCAGGCGCAGGTGGCACATATCGTCTTCCCTCAATTGTCGGTGTGAACCGTGCTCGGgacctcatcctcactggACGCCGTGTTACCGCGCCTGAAGCCTACTTCATGGGACTGTGTGATCGATTGGTCGAGATACTtcccgaggaggagaagaaggacggtGGCGCGCGTGATAAGGTGTTACGTGAGAGTATCAAGCTTGCTATGGATATCTGCGATGGCGGTCCTATCGCTATCAATCAGGCGTTGAAGGCAGTGAACGGGTTCGAGAAGGGTGAGGTTGCAGAGAATGAGGCTTATGATGGCGTCGTTGAGACAGAGGACAGACGCGAAGCTCTTCTTGCATTTgcggagaaaagaaagcctgCGTTTCGGGGACGGTAG